The proteins below come from a single Burkholderia humptydooensis genomic window:
- the icmH gene encoding type IVB secretion system protein IcmH/DotU, with protein MSYAPSLFGGNTPPPAPQTVSSTDAGFQARSLVDLLYDGFFMLFLLKNGREPNDASEFGTRIQEFLSEFERGAKKLNIAAEDVYAAKFAFCAAIDESVLSSQFKIRADWERRPLQLVLFGEQLAGEKFYQYLEECRAQGAARLQSLEVFHMCLLLGFQGKYLLEGPEKLAYLTARLGDEIANMKGKRAPFAPHWPLPDQIAHRLKREVPLWAIGAVFALVGLLAFVGLNTYLKNSTVRALAPYSQVIKVGPESANLTISLP; from the coding sequence ATGAGTTACGCGCCCTCCCTCTTCGGCGGCAACACGCCGCCTCCCGCGCCGCAAACGGTGTCGTCGACCGACGCCGGCTTCCAGGCGCGCTCGCTCGTCGATCTGCTGTACGACGGCTTCTTCATGCTGTTCCTGCTGAAGAACGGCCGCGAGCCGAACGACGCGTCGGAATTCGGCACGCGCATTCAGGAATTCCTGAGCGAATTCGAGCGCGGCGCGAAGAAGCTCAACATCGCCGCCGAGGATGTCTATGCGGCGAAGTTCGCGTTTTGCGCGGCGATCGACGAATCGGTGCTGTCGTCGCAATTCAAGATTCGCGCGGACTGGGAACGCCGGCCGCTGCAGCTCGTGCTGTTCGGCGAACAGCTCGCGGGCGAGAAGTTCTATCAGTACCTCGAAGAATGCCGTGCGCAGGGCGCGGCGCGACTGCAGTCGCTCGAGGTGTTCCACATGTGCCTGCTGCTCGGCTTCCAGGGCAAGTATCTGCTCGAAGGGCCGGAGAAGCTTGCGTATCTGACCGCTCGGCTCGGCGACGAGATCGCGAACATGAAAGGCAAGCGCGCGCCATTCGCACCGCATTGGCCGCTGCCGGATCAGATCGCGCACCGGCTCAAGCGCGAAGTGCCGCTGTGGGCGATCGGGGCGGTGTTCGCGCTCGTAGGATTGCTTGCGTTCGTCGGGCTCAATACGTATCTGAAAAACAGTACCGTGCGGGCGCTTGCGCCTTATTCGCAAGTCATCAAGGTTGGGCCGGAGTCGGCCAATTTGACGATTTCGTTGCCTTGA